From a single Candidatus Tanganyikabacteria bacterium genomic region:
- a CDS encoding type II secretion system protein produces the protein MGLESGFTLAELTVAAVVLLIAAVGILQSLSMMVRHSERYQRSLEADRVVRSAITYMRDVGYESLIASGATSVAAAIAAEYAPRLSAIASGAALSLEMTDTVPGKMLDATVSVSYPVDFATHSITLPTRVAKGGPL, from the coding sequence ATGGGGTTAGAGAGCGGGTTCACGCTGGCCGAACTCACCGTGGCGGCGGTGGTGCTGCTGATCGCGGCCGTGGGCATCCTCCAGTCGCTCTCGATGATGGTGCGCCATTCCGAGCGGTATCAGCGGAGTCTCGAGGCCGATCGAGTCGTGCGCAGCGCGATTACCTACATGCGAGACGTCGGCTACGAGAGTCTCATCGCGTCGGGAGCCACCTCGGTCGCGGCGGCCATCGCCGCCGAGTATGCGCCACGTCTCTCGGCCATCGCCTCCGGGGCCGCCCTCTCGCTCGAGATGACCGACACGGTGCCGGGCAAGATGCTCGACGCGACGGTCAGCGTGAGCTACCCCGTCGATTTCGCCACCCACTCGATCACGCTCCCCACGCGCGTCGCCAAGGGAGGCCCGCTGTGA
- the tadA gene encoding Flp pilus assembly complex ATPase component TadA, translated as MQLAEQNDYLSRLLLKTGRLSPQQVAAATEAGLADQGLPLARLLVESKQIRPEGAQDIVQHQLRLAEGEALLGLVAITEAHLEAAMVAAEGNQSLCSVLIKQGVLRGGDVRDLAHRFAARPFEEITREHFDAIFLDLVPRAVAQRYQMIALVRIGDRLVVATPRPNDINALDDLRILTGYKPVPVEISEEQFEEFWEQARQAPARAGGGNADFADVDLEIQKEDVEDLATTDVEEAPVILLVNEILGNAIATGVSDIHIEPKDRYMLVRYRKDGILHDVTRVPKASQNPVLARLKIMSNLNVSERRLPQDGKVRVKVGDFHVDLRVSTMPSQYGEKIVVRVLNSQASLRPIDDLGLTERQREDLLRILRNPQGILFVTGPTGSGKTTTLYSALGHIQSRAKNIITIEDPIEYNFEHATQVQVNPNIDLTFARVLRAVLRQDPDVVLIGETRDQETAKIALEAAMTGHLVLSSLHTNDATSSITRLEEMGLEPYLVGSALLGAVAQRLVRQICPDCKEDYRGSPEILHELGLPEDAHLYRGAGCDKCHHTGYVGRRGIYEVFSLAQNTRELILKGTPSNLVRMQAQKDGMLTMRQHAIELVADGATTFEEFVRVVYADASGHEMLCPRCKNVIEEEFATCPFCKYALNPSCPSCQFNVKAEWSVCPKCGEALMMDKRVCRSCMAELETSWLRCPFCYFEDGSG; from the coding sequence ATGCAACTGGCCGAACAGAATGACTACCTGAGCCGCCTCCTGCTGAAGACGGGGCGGCTCTCCCCGCAGCAGGTCGCGGCCGCCACCGAGGCCGGGCTGGCCGATCAGGGGTTGCCGCTGGCCAGGCTCCTGGTCGAGTCCAAGCAGATCCGACCCGAAGGCGCGCAGGACATCGTGCAGCACCAGTTGCGCCTGGCCGAAGGGGAGGCCCTGCTCGGCCTGGTAGCCATCACCGAAGCGCACCTGGAAGCCGCGATGGTCGCCGCCGAGGGCAACCAGTCGCTGTGCTCGGTCCTCATCAAGCAGGGCGTCCTGCGCGGGGGAGACGTCCGCGACCTGGCGCACCGGTTCGCGGCACGCCCCTTCGAGGAAATCACCCGCGAGCACTTCGACGCAATCTTCCTCGACCTAGTGCCGCGCGCCGTGGCACAGCGCTACCAGATGATCGCCCTGGTGCGCATCGGCGATCGCCTGGTGGTGGCCACGCCGCGCCCCAACGACATCAACGCCCTCGACGACCTGCGCATCCTCACGGGCTACAAGCCGGTTCCCGTCGAGATCTCGGAAGAGCAGTTCGAGGAGTTCTGGGAGCAGGCGCGGCAGGCGCCCGCCCGCGCCGGGGGCGGCAATGCCGATTTCGCGGACGTCGACCTCGAGATCCAGAAGGAAGACGTCGAGGATTTGGCGACCACCGACGTCGAGGAAGCGCCGGTCATCCTGCTGGTCAACGAGATCCTCGGCAACGCCATCGCCACGGGCGTCTCGGACATCCACATCGAGCCCAAGGACCGCTACATGCTGGTCCGCTACCGCAAGGACGGCATCCTGCACGACGTCACGCGCGTGCCCAAGGCGTCCCAGAATCCCGTGCTGGCCCGCCTCAAGATCATGAGCAACCTCAACGTCTCCGAGCGCCGGTTGCCGCAAGACGGCAAGGTGCGGGTCAAGGTGGGAGACTTTCACGTCGACCTGCGCGTCTCGACGATGCCCAGCCAGTACGGCGAGAAAATCGTCGTGCGCGTCCTGAACTCGCAGGCCTCCTTGCGGCCCATCGACGACCTGGGCCTGACCGAACGCCAGCGCGAAGACCTGCTGCGCATCCTCCGGAACCCGCAGGGCATCCTCTTCGTGACGGGACCGACCGGATCGGGCAAGACGACGACGCTCTACTCGGCCCTCGGGCACATCCAGAGCCGCGCGAAGAACATCATCACCATCGAGGATCCCATCGAGTACAACTTCGAGCACGCGACCCAGGTGCAGGTGAACCCGAACATCGACCTCACGTTCGCCCGCGTGCTGCGGGCCGTGCTGCGCCAGGACCCCGACGTCGTGCTCATCGGCGAGACTCGCGACCAGGAGACGGCCAAGATTGCGCTCGAAGCCGCGATGACCGGCCACCTCGTGCTGAGCTCGCTGCACACCAACGACGCGACCAGCAGCATCACCCGCCTCGAGGAGATGGGGCTGGAACCCTACCTGGTAGGGTCGGCCCTGCTGGGCGCCGTCGCGCAGCGCCTGGTGCGCCAGATCTGCCCGGACTGCAAGGAGGATTACCGCGGCTCTCCGGAAATTCTCCACGAACTGGGCCTGCCCGAAGACGCCCATCTGTACCGCGGCGCCGGCTGCGACAAGTGCCACCACACCGGCTACGTGGGGCGGCGCGGCATCTACGAGGTGTTCAGCCTGGCCCAGAATACCCGGGAGCTCATCCTCAAGGGCACGCCGTCGAACCTGGTGCGCATGCAGGCCCAGAAGGACGGCATGCTGACGATGCGGCAGCACGCGATCGAACTGGTCGCCGATGGCGCGACCACCTTCGAGGAGTTCGTGCGGGTGGTCTACGCGGACGCCAGCGGCCACGAAATGCTGTGCCCGCGCTGCAAGAACGTCATCGAGGAGGAGTTCGCCACCTGCCCGTTCTGCAAGTACGCGCTCAACCCCAGTTGCCCGTCGTGCCAGTTCAACGTCAAGGCCGAGTGGTCGGTCTGCCCCAAGTGCGGCGAGGCGCTGATGATGGACAAGCGCGTGTGCCGCTCGTGCATGGCCGAACTCGAGACCAGTTGGCTGCGCTGCCCTTTCTGCTACTTCGAAGACGGGAGCGGTTAG
- a CDS encoding Uma2 family endonuclease, with protein MAIDRAKKLMTYPEFAALPDDGKLYELVDGEPVVSPAPTLTHQTLLWRLISVFDAYQSAHPAAGRFVVGPYDVVLSIHHALHPDLLFFARQRERLLTDAFAGGAPDLAVEILSPSTAGRDKGRKRELYDEFGVAEYWIVHQKRPQVDVYRRGAAGRLQKAQSLGAGAAIQTPLLPGFTLALDTLFKGLPAPSKG; from the coding sequence ATGGCCATCGACCGCGCTAAGAAGCTCATGACGTACCCCGAGTTTGCCGCGTTGCCCGACGACGGCAAGCTCTACGAACTCGTCGACGGAGAGCCGGTCGTGTCCCCTGCCCCCACCCTGACGCACCAGACGCTGCTCTGGCGCCTGATCTCGGTTTTCGACGCCTACCAGTCAGCCCATCCGGCGGCCGGCCGGTTCGTCGTCGGGCCCTACGACGTCGTGCTCTCGATCCATCACGCCCTGCACCCGGACCTCCTGTTCTTCGCCCGGCAGCGGGAGCGCCTGCTGACCGACGCTTTCGCCGGCGGGGCGCCCGATCTGGCCGTCGAGATCCTCTCGCCGAGCACGGCCGGCCGTGACAAGGGTCGCAAGCGCGAACTGTACGACGAGTTCGGCGTCGCGGAGTACTGGATCGTCCACCAGAAGCGGCCGCAGGTGGACGTGTACCGCCGCGGCGCGGCCGGCCGGCTGCAGAAGGCCCAGTCGCTCGGCGCGGGAGCGGCAATCCAAACACCGCTCCTGCCAGGATTCACGCTGGCGCTCGACACGCTCTTCAAGGGCCTGCCAGCTCCTTCCAAGGGCTGA
- a CDS encoding adenylate/guanylate cyclase domain-containing protein: MHPVFARAHEAPVQERLVISVVDWERFAQFSRGRDTAMLFAALDGFYKLVEDQVSRAGGLVVKHLGDSSLVLFPADDADGAVACLLRLKAEVDGWFAAEGIDSRLQVSVHVGEAMVGVMGGPQAGRLDVVGEAVNLAFTLGSRGFVLSPQAFRALGADMRRYFHKFTPPIVYRAG, translated from the coding sequence ATGCATCCCGTTTTCGCTCGCGCCCACGAAGCGCCCGTCCAGGAGCGGCTCGTCATCTCGGTGGTGGACTGGGAGCGCTTCGCGCAGTTCAGCCGCGGCCGCGACACCGCAATGTTGTTTGCGGCCCTCGACGGGTTCTACAAGCTGGTCGAGGACCAGGTCTCCCGGGCCGGCGGCCTGGTCGTCAAGCACCTGGGCGACTCGTCGCTCGTCCTGTTTCCGGCCGACGACGCCGACGGCGCCGTCGCGTGCCTGCTGCGGTTGAAGGCCGAGGTCGACGGCTGGTTCGCCGCGGAGGGCATCGACAGCCGGTTGCAGGTCAGTGTCCACGTGGGCGAGGCCATGGTCGGCGTGATGGGAGGGCCGCAAGCAGGCCGCCTCGACGTCGTGGGCGAGGCGGTCAATCTCGCGTTCACCCTCGGCTCGCGCGGCTTCGTGCTGTCGCCCCAGGCCTTCCGGGCCCTGGGGGCCGACATGCGGCGGTACTTCCACAAGTTCACGCCGCCGATCGTCTACCGCGCCGGGTAG
- the uvrB gene encoding excinuclease ABC subunit UvrB, translating into MPPFKLVAPYGPAGDQPEAIEALVRHVEAGAERVTLLGATGTGKTFSVGAAIERLQRPALVIAHNKTLAAQLCNEFRELFPENAVEYFISYYDYYQPEAYIPSTDTYIEKTSHINDEIDRLRHSATRSLLERRDVIVVASVSCIFGLGGPEEYSRGAVRMHLGDQISRQELLRELVTIYYERNDVELQRGRFRVRGDTIELVPSYEEEVVRIELFGDEIDRIRVIDPVTGEILRDIEQVTIFPAKHFVTPEDELERALRDIDTELETRLGDLRSANKLVEAQRLEQRTRYDLEMLRQVGFCNGVENYSRHLSGRKAGEPPSTLISYFPPDFLLFIDESHVSIPQIQAMYEGDRSRKEVLVDFGFRLPSALDNRPLKYHEFWERVGQVVYVSATPGKLELEQSGDRIVEQIIRPTGLVDPAVDVKPVLGQVDDLIGELRVRAERGERALVTTLTKRMAEDLTDYLQEVGLRVRYLHSEIKSLERIALLRDLRLGVFDTLVGVNLLREGLDLPEVSLVAIMDADKEGFLRAERSLIQTIGRAARHPDGRVIMYADRWTDSMRRAIDETNRRRDKQLAFNAAHGITPKPIIKSMRNAILEALGDSSKAVAVDVRADEIPARIKDLEGRMRQAAAVLEFETAAELRDQIQALREKLGVAPTPNKTMSRG; encoded by the coding sequence ATGCCTCCTTTCAAGCTAGTGGCACCCTATGGCCCCGCCGGCGATCAGCCCGAGGCCATCGAGGCGCTGGTGCGGCACGTGGAAGCCGGCGCCGAGCGCGTGACGCTGCTCGGTGCGACGGGCACGGGGAAGACCTTCTCGGTCGGGGCCGCCATCGAGCGGCTGCAGCGGCCGGCGCTGGTCATAGCCCACAACAAGACGCTCGCCGCCCAGCTCTGCAACGAGTTCCGGGAGCTCTTCCCCGAAAACGCGGTCGAGTACTTCATCAGCTACTACGACTACTACCAGCCCGAAGCCTACATCCCGTCCACCGACACCTACATCGAGAAGACCAGCCACATCAACGACGAAATTGACCGGCTGCGCCACTCGGCCACGCGGTCGCTGCTCGAGCGGCGGGACGTCATCGTGGTGGCGTCGGTGTCGTGCATCTTCGGCCTGGGCGGCCCCGAGGAGTACTCGCGGGGCGCCGTCCGGATGCACCTGGGCGACCAGATCTCGCGCCAGGAGTTGCTCCGCGAGCTGGTGACCATCTACTACGAGCGCAACGACGTGGAGCTGCAGCGCGGGCGCTTCCGGGTCCGGGGCGACACCATCGAGCTGGTGCCGTCGTACGAGGAGGAGGTGGTCCGCATCGAACTGTTCGGCGACGAAATCGACCGCATCCGCGTCATCGACCCGGTCACCGGCGAGATCCTCCGGGACATCGAGCAGGTCACCATCTTCCCCGCCAAGCATTTCGTGACGCCCGAGGACGAACTCGAGCGCGCCCTGCGCGACATCGACACGGAGCTCGAGACCCGGCTCGGCGACCTGCGCTCGGCCAACAAGCTCGTCGAGGCGCAGCGCCTGGAGCAGCGCACGCGCTACGACCTCGAGATGCTCCGGCAGGTCGGCTTCTGCAACGGCGTCGAGAACTACTCCCGCCACCTGTCGGGGCGCAAGGCCGGCGAGCCTCCGTCCACGCTGATCTCGTACTTCCCGCCCGATTTCCTCCTGTTCATCGACGAGAGCCACGTGTCCATCCCGCAGATCCAGGCCATGTACGAAGGCGACCGCTCCCGCAAGGAAGTGCTGGTGGACTTCGGCTTCCGGCTGCCGTCGGCGCTGGATAACCGGCCGCTCAAGTACCACGAGTTCTGGGAACGCGTGGGCCAGGTCGTCTACGTGTCGGCCACCCCGGGCAAGCTGGAGCTCGAGCAGAGCGGAGATCGCATCGTCGAGCAGATCATCCGCCCCACCGGCCTGGTGGACCCGGCCGTCGACGTCAAGCCGGTGCTCGGCCAGGTGGACGATCTCATCGGGGAGCTGCGGGTGCGGGCCGAACGCGGCGAACGTGCGCTGGTGACCACCCTGACCAAGCGCATGGCCGAGGATCTCACCGACTACCTGCAGGAGGTGGGGCTCAGGGTGCGGTACCTCCACAGCGAGATCAAGAGCCTCGAGCGCATCGCCCTGCTGCGGGATCTGCGCCTGGGCGTCTTCGACACGCTGGTCGGCGTCAACTTGCTGCGCGAGGGCCTGGATCTGCCCGAAGTCTCGCTCGTGGCCATCATGGACGCCGACAAGGAAGGCTTCCTGCGGGCCGAGCGGTCGCTCATCCAGACCATCGGCCGCGCCGCCCGCCATCCCGACGGCCGCGTGATCATGTACGCCGACCGCTGGACCGACAGCATGCGGCGGGCGATCGACGAGACCAATCGGCGCCGCGACAAGCAACTGGCCTTCAACGCGGCGCACGGCATCACGCCGAAGCCCATCATCAAGTCCATGCGCAATGCAATACTGGAGGCCCTCGGCGACAGCAGCAAGGCGGTCGCCGTGGACGTCAGGGCCGACGAGATTCCCGCCCGCATCAAGGACCTCGAGGGACGGATGCGGCAGGCCGCCGCCGTCCTGGAGTTCGAGACCGCAGCCGAACTGCGCGACCAGATCCAGGCGTTGCGAGAGAAGCTCGGGGTCGCACCCACTCCTAACAAAACCATGTCCCGGGGTTAA
- a CDS encoding PilN domain-containing protein: MNEPLQEVGEERPARAGLRDMGAQLVITILGPNEERALPRFLPYAPRFNLRPPRKGLPIWSLPLIAAIAALLLVVPVSAAVRFLSDQTIAEIEETKRKTEMRLKEDAQYQAALKRLKTVAEEKAAIDKVAGPGPRWSILLDRMREQLPPGVRLTLVQADARGKVSIEGESADIRGLGAFMLFMRAYRDSAGRSFFERPKLFYSERKQRKNPFEPIVYKFQLTLRVPAASLAELGEPEEDLSSGAAAETGSARTSAATVSLPASPLSAIATGLEGNKQMLQEAQKQLLSD; the protein is encoded by the coding sequence ATGAACGAGCCTTTGCAGGAAGTCGGCGAGGAGCGGCCAGCCCGCGCCGGCCTGCGGGACATGGGCGCCCAGCTCGTCATCACCATCCTCGGACCCAACGAGGAGCGGGCGCTGCCGCGCTTTCTCCCCTACGCCCCGCGTTTCAACCTCCGCCCGCCGCGCAAGGGCCTGCCCATCTGGTCACTGCCGCTCATCGCGGCCATCGCCGCATTGCTGCTGGTCGTGCCGGTATCGGCGGCCGTGCGCTTCCTGAGCGACCAGACAATCGCCGAAATCGAGGAGACCAAGCGCAAGACGGAGATGCGCCTGAAGGAGGATGCCCAGTACCAGGCGGCCCTCAAACGCCTCAAGACCGTCGCGGAGGAGAAGGCGGCCATCGACAAGGTGGCCGGCCCCGGTCCTCGCTGGTCCATCTTGCTGGATCGCATGCGGGAGCAACTCCCGCCGGGCGTGCGGCTGACCCTGGTGCAGGCCGACGCCCGAGGTAAGGTCAGCATCGAGGGAGAGAGCGCCGACATCCGGGGCCTGGGCGCATTCATGCTCTTCATGCGCGCGTACCGCGACAGCGCCGGCCGCTCCTTCTTCGAGCGCCCGAAGCTTTTCTACTCCGAGCGCAAACAACGCAAGAACCCCTTCGAACCGATCGTCTACAAGTTCCAGCTGACGCTGCGGGTGCCGGCCGCGAGCCTGGCCGAACTGGGCGAGCCCGAGGAAGACCTGTCCAGCGGTGCCGCCGCCGAGACGGGCAGCGCGCGCACCTCGGCCGCCACCGTCTCGTTGCCGGCGAGCCCGCTCTCGGCCATCGCCACGGGCCTGGAAGGCAACAAGCAGATGCTGCAGGAAGCGCAGAAGCAACTGCTCAGCGATTGA